The following proteins are encoded in a genomic region of candidate division WOR-3 bacterium:
- a CDS encoding ATPase, T2SS/T4P/T4SS family: MKKYALIGAKGGVGVSVLSSLLSYEISLKKKSVLLIEAENHGDLPYIFGSDSKKSFKEALDSFKKEKKFKGEFIYGYSSYPSKLHMIFSKTGEIWDKEYDFIGPLLKRIEPDYDYVLFDCGHTIDEKILNILDIVDLIFVVMKNDFLSLAKSKNLREIFRLRYYPPQKIEYVINFFNEDGISLEEIEKILEKEILFLLPEDESILSVTEFGFDTGKEKISQVFKEKIKEISAFILGELRREDFMEKRKEVKRDFLSGIFRRRKKEDRDEKKVAEVVTESKPGESVLVEEVVEEVPYEVKKLIHGHIVKEMTLSGELTATVESATYREEIRKKVEKLIVEKLDEFNIPLPSQEVRKKFVEDMIKEILGLGPLEDLLADPEVTEIMVNAPNKIYIEKGGKIYLTDRSFFNETQLRMVIERIVAPIGRRVDEASPLCDARLPDGSRVNITLPPVSIDSPTITIRKFRKEPFTYQDLVNFGSIADFMVDFLKACVYVKKNIVVAGGTGSGKTTLLNVLSSFIPEDERIVTIEDTAELRLQQPHIVRLEARPPNIEGRGEITIRDLVRNALRMRPDRIIVGECRGGEALDMLQAMNTGHEGSLTTVHANSPRDTLYRLETMVLMAGTELPVSAIRNYIASAIDFIVFVERMRDGKRRVTKISEITGIEGDIITMQDIFIFKQKGVSEKGEIIGEFMGTGIRPKVHEEFEIKGVKIDQSIYYKGRKEESW; the protein is encoded by the coding sequence ATGAAGAAATATGCTTTGATAGGTGCAAAGGGAGGTGTAGGTGTATCTGTTTTATCATCACTTTTATCCTATGAAATCTCTCTGAAAAAAAAGAGTGTACTTTTAATTGAGGCAGAAAATCACGGGGATCTCCCCTACATTTTCGGATCAGATTCAAAGAAGAGTTTTAAAGAAGCCCTTGATAGTTTCAAAAAGGAGAAAAAGTTTAAAGGTGAATTTATATATGGCTATTCTTCTTATCCTTCAAAACTCCATATGATATTTTCTAAAACTGGTGAAATATGGGATAAAGAATATGATTTTATAGGTCCCTTATTAAAGAGAATTGAACCTGATTATGATTATGTGCTCTTTGATTGCGGGCACACCATTGATGAAAAAATTTTGAATATTCTTGATATTGTGGATCTTATTTTTGTTGTGATGAAGAATGATTTTCTATCACTTGCAAAGTCAAAGAATTTAAGGGAAATTTTCAGATTAAGGTATTATCCTCCCCAGAAGATAGAATATGTAATAAACTTCTTTAATGAAGATGGAATTTCCTTGGAAGAAATAGAAAAGATTTTGGAAAAAGAGATTCTCTTTCTTTTGCCAGAAGATGAATCAATTTTGAGTGTAACAGAGTTTGGTTTTGATACGGGAAAAGAAAAAATTTCTCAGGTTTTTAAAGAGAAAATTAAAGAGATATCAGCTTTTATTTTAGGTGAATTAAGAAGAGAAGATTTTATGGAAAAAAGAAAGGAGGTAAAAAGAGACTTTTTAAGTGGTATTTTTAGAAGAAGGAAAAAAGAGGATAGGGATGAAAAAAAAGTAGCAGAAGTAGTGACTGAATCAAAACCAGGTGAAAGTGTTTTGGTGGAAGAAGTTGTAGAAGAGGTTCCCTATGAAGTAAAAAAGTTAATCCATGGACATATTGTTAAAGAAATGACATTATCTGGTGAACTTACAGCAACAGTAGAAAGTGCTACATATAGAGAAGAAATTAGAAAAAAGGTGGAAAAGTTAATAGTAGAAAAATTAGATGAATTTAATATTCCTTTACCATCTCAGGAAGTTAGAAAAAAATTTGTGGAGGATATGATAAAAGAAATACTCGGACTTGGCCCACTTGAAGATCTTCTCGCTGATCCTGAGGTTACTGAAATTATGGTTAATGCTCCTAATAAGATTTACATAGAAAAAGGAGGAAAAATTTATCTGACTGATAGAAGCTTTTTCAATGAAACTCAACTGAGGATGGTGATAGAAAGAATTGTTGCACCAATTGGAAGAAGAGTTGATGAGGCTTCTCCTCTATGTGATGCAAGATTACCAGATGGTTCAAGAGTAAATATAACACTTCCCCCTGTTTCTATTGACAGTCCTACGATAACTATAAGAAAATTCAGGAAAGAACCTTTCACCTATCAGGATCTTGTTAATTTTGGTTCAATAGCAGATTTTATGGTTGATTTTTTAAAGGCTTGTGTCTATGTAAAGAAAAATATAGTTGTGGCAGGTGGAACTGGTTCAGGTAAAACAACCCTTTTAAATGTTTTATCTTCATTCATTCCTGAGGATGAAAGGATAGTTACAATTGAGGATACTGCTGAGCTAAGATTGCAGCAACCTCATATAGTAAGACTTGAAGCAAGACCACCCAACATAGAGGGAAGAGGAGAAATTACAATAAGAGATCTTGTTAGAAATGCTTTAAGAATGAGACCCGATAGGATAATAGTTGGTGAGTGTAGAGGGGGAGAAGCTCTTGATATGCTCCAGGCTATGAACACAGGTCATGAAGGCTCTCTTACAACGGTGCACGCTAACTCCCCTCGGGATACATTATACAGGCTTGAGACAATGGTTTTAATGGCTGGAACTGAGCTTCCTGTTTCAGCAATAAGAAATTACATAGCCTCAGCTATTGATTTTATAGTTTTTGTGGAAAGAATGAGAGATGGAAAAAGGAGGGTTACAAAAATATCAGAGATTACAGGAATTGAGGGAGATATAATAACAATGCAGGATATATTTATTTTTAAACAGAAGGGAGTCTCCGAAAAAGGTGAGATAATAGGTGAATTTATGGGGACTGGAATAAGACCAAAAGTTCACGAAGAGTTTGAAATTAAGGGTGTTAAAATTGATCAGAGTATATACTATAAAGGGAGGAAAGAGGAATCATGGTGA
- a CDS encoding type II secretion system F family protein — protein sequence MILLIFILSFIAFYYLVLAFIPSPEEVALSSRLERLRRRRVRIEIASKIIAYLAPFAEIIVKILKKYLPEDYLNSLEKKMEMAGERGKSVEAVLMEKVISGFVFYIVSIIIMILIFNAPFSFSLIMGFVVLFAGFFYKDFSLNQEIKRRHYLIQKDLGDALDQLNTAVQAGLGFNAAFQYVTEAMHPCPLREEFALMLSELRLGKKRTDALRALADRTQHPDLTLVAITIAHGEELGAPITQTLASLADEVRRKRWDQAEERAAKTPVLIVIPTILLILPTIFIIIFGPFVLYYLFGGGM from the coding sequence ATGATACTTTTAATTTTTATATTATCTTTTATTGCTTTTTATTACCTTGTTCTCGCTTTTATTCCTTCACCTGAAGAAGTGGCTTTATCTTCACGTCTCGAGAGATTAAGGAGAAGGAGGGTTAGAATTGAAATTGCCTCAAAAATTATTGCCTACCTGGCTCCCTTTGCTGAGATAATCGTTAAGATTTTAAAAAAATATTTACCAGAAGATTATTTAAATTCTCTTGAAAAGAAAATGGAAATGGCTGGAGAAAGAGGTAAATCAGTAGAAGCAGTTCTTATGGAAAAAGTAATAAGTGGTTTTGTATTTTACATTGTTTCAATTATAATAATGATACTTATTTTTAATGCACCTTTTTCTTTTAGTCTTATTATGGGATTTGTAGTTCTTTTTGCGGGATTTTTTTATAAGGATTTTAGTTTAAATCAGGAGATAAAAAGGAGACATTATTTAATACAAAAAGATTTGGGTGATGCATTGGACCAATTAAACACCGCAGTACAAGCAGGCCTGGGATTCAATGCAGCTTTCCAGTATGTGACAGAGGCTATGCACCCATGTCCACTGAGAGAAGAATTTGCCTTAATGCTCTCTGAGCTTAGATTGGGTAAAAAAAGGACTGATGCTTTGAGAGCCCTTGCTGATAGAACTCAACATCCGGATCTTACACTTGTTGCAATTACAATAGCCCATGGAGAAGAGCTTGGTGCCCCAATAACCCAGACATTAGCTTCTCTTGCTGATGAAGTTAGAAGGAAGAGATGGGATCAAGCAGAAGAAAGAGCTGCAAAAACCCCTGTTCTTATAGTAATACCCACTATACTTTTAATTTTACCTACCATATTTATTATAATTTTTGGCCCTTTTGTTTTATATTATCTATTCGGAGGAGGTATGTAA
- a CDS encoding type II secretion system F family protein — protein sequence MVTLILIILTIIGAIYILIIFLEEFFIYYIRNIQQKLDPADFPVKNFILLELRLLFGLSIITYLFLGKTLATKIFVILLFTVLIIIFFPQYAYTIRNKWIEKFNDQLEEGMRLIVSGLRAGLGFNHCLRIVVQQMPPPMKTEFKRVLDEVSLGVPLEEALHHLEERIPSRELKIFTSAVILQRKTGGSLVDVLSGIADTIKARRRLKRRIDTLTAEGRLSAIVLTLLPLFLLILLRITQPDLFAPMLEEPIGILMLFIAAFLDLMAALWIRKIITIEI from the coding sequence ATGGTGACTTTAATTTTGATTATCCTTACAATTATAGGTGCTATTTATATTTTAATAATTTTTCTTGAAGAATTTTTTATCTATTATATAAGGAATATTCAGCAAAAACTGGATCCTGCTGATTTTCCTGTTAAAAATTTTATTTTACTCGAACTCAGACTTTTATTTGGTCTTTCCATTATTACATATCTCTTTCTAGGTAAAACTTTAGCAACTAAAATTTTTGTCATTCTTTTATTTACAGTTCTTATAATAATTTTCTTTCCTCAGTATGCTTATACGATAAGAAATAAATGGATAGAGAAATTTAATGACCAACTGGAGGAAGGGATGAGATTAATTGTGAGTGGATTGAGGGCTGGTCTTGGTTTTAATCACTGTTTGAGGATAGTGGTTCAGCAGATGCCTCCCCCAATGAAAACAGAATTTAAAAGGGTTCTTGATGAGGTCTCTCTTGGAGTACCTCTTGAAGAAGCTCTTCATCATCTGGAAGAAAGGATTCCTTCCAGAGAACTTAAAATATTTACAAGTGCGGTAATTTTGCAGAGGAAAACAGGTGGTTCTCTTGTGGATGTTCTTTCAGGTATAGCAGATACAATAAAGGCAAGAAGAAGATTGAAGAGAAGGATAGATACACTTACTGCTGAAGGAAGGTTATCAGCTATAGTCCTTACTCTTTTACCCCTTTTTTTGTTAATTTTATTAAGAATAACACAACCAGACCTTTTTGCCCCTATGCTTGAAGAACCGATAGGTATTCTAATGCTTTTTATTGCAGCCTTCCTTGATTTAATGGCAGCCCTTTGGATAAGAAAAATAATTACTATAGAAATATGA
- a CDS encoding tetratricopeptide repeat protein, whose protein sequence is MKGFLFFIILTNQSPEERADLYIKLADYKNAVMEYSDLIFKKPEDKKLREKLLFSANKYIEKNFLKMDKEILEKALSKYRNGELDSALYLSKILYDKFYFEPEVVTFYQRCLWTVDTLRKLYSLLIDTERKKDYQAAHRYALEIKNIYPSYPEIDEKINYYFSKIPKVEEKRPLVVERREVVKKPVEKPVEAEKAIKVEEDVQAKVQELYKRGVTLYSEGKLEEAREIFREILKIDPQNTKVRRNLAVIEERLRGRR, encoded by the coding sequence ATGAAAGGTTTTTTATTTTTTATAATACTCACAAATCAGAGCCCTGAGGAAAGGGCTGATCTTTACATAAAGCTTGCGGATTATAAAAATGCTGTAATGGAGTATTCTGATTTGATTTTTAAAAAACCTGAAGATAAAAAATTAAGAGAAAAACTCTTATTCAGTGCAAATAAATATATTGAAAAAAATTTCCTGAAAATGGATAAAGAAATTTTGGAAAAGGCTTTATCAAAGTATAGAAATGGAGAGCTTGATTCAGCTTTATATTTATCAAAAATTTTATACGATAAATTTTATTTTGAGCCAGAAGTAGTTACTTTTTATCAAAGATGCTTATGGACAGTTGATACTCTAAGAAAACTTTATTCCCTTTTAATAGATACTGAAAGGAAAAAAGATTATCAAGCAGCCCACAGGTATGCACTGGAGATTAAAAATATTTATCCCAGTTATCCTGAAATTGATGAAAAAATAAATTATTACTTTAGTAAAATACCGAAGGTTGAGGAAAAAAGACCCCTCGTAGTTGAAAGAAGGGAGGTAGTGAAAAAACCTGTTGAAAAACCTGTTGAAGCTGAAAAGGCTATTAAGGTGGAAGAAGATGTTCAGGCAAAAGTTCAGGAACTTTATAAAAGAGGTGTTACACTTTACAGTGAGGGAAAATTAGAAGAAGCAAGGGAAATTTTTAGAGAGATACTCAAAATTGATCCTCAAAATACAAAAGTAAGGAGAAATCTTGCAGTAATAGAAGAAAGATTAAGGGGGAGAAGATAA